Proteins encoded together in one Urocitellus parryii isolate mUroPar1 chromosome 3, mUroPar1.hap1, whole genome shotgun sequence window:
- the Camsap3 gene encoding calmodulin-regulated spectrin-associated protein 3 isoform X6 produces the protein MVEAAPAGPGPLRRTFLVPEIKSLDQYDFSRAKAAASLAWVLRAAFGGAEHVPPELWEPFYTDQYAQEHVKPPVTRLLLSAELYCRAWRQALPQLETPPSPSALLALLARRGTVPALPERPVREADLRHQPILMGAHLAVIDALMVAFSFEWTKTLPGPLALTSLEHKLLFWVDTTVRRLQEKTEQEAAQRVSPAAPADGAAPVQPSHAIAFCLKESGNKPPMIRYRKDRAVARRAPCFPTVTSLQDLASGAALAATIHCYCPQLLRLEEVCLKDPMSVADSLYNLQLVQDFCASRLPRGCPLSLEDLLYVPPPLKVNLVVLLAEMFMCFEVLKPDFVQAKDLPDGHAASPRGTEASPPQNNSGSSSPVFNFRHPLLSPGGPQSPLRGSTGSLKSSPSMSHMEALGKAWNRQLSQVPVQTRSSILLAEGTPPEEPSARPGLIEIPLASLGEPAAEEEGDGSPPGAEDSLEEEASSEGEPRAGLGFFYKDEDKPEDEMAQKRASLLERQQRRAEEARRRKQWQEAEKEQRREESVRLAQEAPGPAPAAPTAPVAPVATQIPAARAPAEEEVGPRRGDFTRLEYERRAQLKLMDDLDKVLRPRATGTGGPGRGGRRAPRPRSGCCDDSALARSPARGLLGSRLSKIYSQSTLSLSTVANEAPNHLGVKRPTSRAPSPSGLMSPSRLPGSRERDWENGSNASSPASVPEYTGPRLYKEPSAKSNKFIIHNALSHCCLAGKVNEPQKNRILEEIEKSKANHFLILFRDSSCQFRALYTLSGETEELSRLAGYGPRTVTPAMVEGIYKYNSDRKRFTQIPAKTMSMSVDAFTIQGHLWQSKKPTTPKKGGSTPK, from the exons AGCACGTGCCCCCGGAGCTGTGGGAGCCCTTCTATACTGACCAGTACGCGCAGGAGCACGTGAAGCCCCCGGTGACGCGGCTGCTCCTCTCGGCCGAGCTCTACTGCCGGGCCTGGCGCCAGGCGCTGCCGCAGCTCGAGACACCTCCTAGCCCCTCTGCACTGCTGGCCCTGCTGGCACGGAGGGGCACAGTGCCAGCACTGCCCGAGCGCCCTGTGCGCGAGGCTGACCTGAGACACCAGCCCATTCTCATG GGAGCCCATCTAGCTGTTATTGATGCCCTCATGGTTGCCTTCTCCTTCGAGTGGACCAAGACGCTGCCTGGTCCTTTGGCTCTGACCAGCTTGGAGCACAAGCTCCTTTTCTGGGTGGACACG ACTGTCAGGAGGCTGCAGGAAAAGACAGAGCAAGAAGCGGCCCAGCGTGTGTCTCCTGCTGCCCCTGCAGATGGGGCAGCCCCGGTGCAGCCCTCG CACGCAATTGCCTTCTGTTTGAAGGAGTCGGGGAACAAACCCCCCATG ATCCGATACCGCAAGGACCGTGCCGTGGCCCGTCGTGCCCCCTGCTTCCCAACTGTGACGAGCCTCCAGGACCTGGCCAGCGGGGCGGCCCTGGCCGCCACCATCCACTGCTATTGCCCCCAGCTGTTACGACTTGAGG AGGTGTGCCTCAAGGACCCCATGTCTGTGGCGGACAGCCTGTACAATCTCCAGCTGGTGCAGGATTTCTGTGCCTCCCGCCTTCCTCGTGGCTGCCCGCTGTCCCTTGAGGACTTGCTTTATGTCCCACCGCCCCTCAAG GTCAACCTGGTGGTCCTGCTGGCCGAGATGTTCATGTGCTTCGAGGTGCTGAAGCCTGACTTTGTGCAGGCCAAGGACCTGCCGGACGGGCATG CTGCCTCCCCCCGGGGCACTGAGGCCTCCCCACCTCAGAACAATAGTGGCAGCAG TTCTCCTGTCTTCAACTTCCGTCACCCGCTCCTGTCACCTGGCGGCCCCCAGTCCCCCCTCCGAGGATCCACAG gctccctgAAGTCCTCTCCGTCCATGTCCCACATGGAGGCCCTTGGCAAGGCCTGGAACCGCCAGCTCAG CCAGGTGCCTGTACAGACGCGTTCCTCCATCCTCCTGGCGGAGGGGACACCTCCCGAGGAGCCCTCGGCCAGGCCTGGCCTCATCGAGATCCCCCTGGCTAGCCTGGGAGAGCCTGCTGCCGAGGAGGAGGGCGATGGGAGCCCCCCTGGGGCCGAGGATTCCTTAGAGGAAGAAGCCTCTTCCGAGGGAGAGCCTCGGGCTGGCCTTGGCTTCTTCTATAAG GACGAAGACAAGCCCGAGGATGAGATGGCTCAAAAGCGGGCCAGCCTCCTAGAGCGGCAGCAGCGTCGAGCAGAGGAGGCCCGGAGACGCAAACAGTggcaggaggctgagaaggagcAGCGGAGGGAGGAGTCTGTGAG ACTGGCCCAGGAGGCCCCTGGCCCCGCCCCTGCAGCACCCACGGCTCCTGTGGCCCCAGTGGCCACCCAGATCCCCGCTGCCCGGGCCCCAGCTGAGGAGGAGGTGGGCCCCCGGCGAGGGGACTTCACGAGACTTGAGTATGAACGCCGGGCCCAGCTAAAGCTGATGGACGACCTTGATAAGGTGCTGCGGCCCCGGGCCACGGGGACCGGGGGGCCGGGTCGCGGCGGGCGGAGGGCCCCCCGGCCACGCTCTGGTTGCTGCGATGACTCGGCCCTGGCACGAAGCCCAGCCCGCGGCCTGCTGG GCTCGAGGCTCAGCAAGATCTACTCTCAGTCCACCCTGTCCCTGTCCACTGTGGCCAATGAGGCCCCCAATCACCTCGGTGTGAAAAGGCCCACGTCGCG GGCGCCGTCCCCATCTGGCCTCATGTCCCCCAGCCGCCTGCCCGGAAGCCGAGAGCGCGACTGGGAGAATGGCAGCAATGCCTCCTCCCCAGCGTCAGTGCCCGAGTACACAG GTCCAAGGCTGTACAAGGAGCCCAGCGCCAAGTCCAACAAGTTCATCATCCACAACGCCCTGTCGCACTGCTGCCTGGCGGGCAAGGTGAACGAGCCGCAGAAGAACCGCATTCTTGAG GAAATTGAGAAGAGCAAGGCCAACCACTTCCTGATCCTCTTCCGTGACTCGAGCTGCCAGTTCCGGGCGCTCTACACGTTGTCTGGGGAGACGGAGGAGCTGTCTCGGCTGGCGGGCTATGGCCCCCGAACTGTCACCCCCGCCATGGTGGAAGGCATCTACAAGTACAACTCAGACCGCAAGCGCTTCACTCAGATTCCCGCCAAGACCATGTCTATGAGCGTGGACGCCTTCACCATCCAGGGCCATCTCTGGCAGAGCAAGAAGCCCACCACTCCCAAGAAGGGCGGCAGCACCCCCAAATAG
- the Camsap3 gene encoding calmodulin-regulated spectrin-associated protein 3 isoform X2 produces MVEAAPAGPGPLRRTFLVPEIKSLDQYDFSRAKAAASLAWVLRAAFGGAEHVPPELWEPFYTDQYAQEHVKPPVTRLLLSAELYCRAWRQALPQLETPPSPSALLALLARRGTVPALPERPVREADLRHQPILMGAHLAVIDALMVAFSFEWTKTLPGPLALTSLEHKLLFWVDTTVRRLQEKTEQEAAQRVSPAAPADGAAPVQPSHAIAFCLKESGNKPPMIRYRKDRAVARRAPCFPTVTSLQDLASGAALAATIHCYCPQLLRLEEVCLKDPMSVADSLYNLQLVQDFCASRLPRGCPLSLEDLLYVPPPLKVNLVVLLAEMFMCFEVLKPDFVQAKDLPDGHAASPRGTEASPPQNNSGSSSPVFNFRHPLLSPGGPQSPLRGSTGSLKSSPSMSHMEALGKAWNRQLSRPLSQAVSFSTPFGLDSDVDVVMGDPVLLRSVSSDSLGPPRPVPARPPSQPPPEPGDLPTIEEALQIIHSAEPRLLPDGAADGSFYLHSPEGLSKPPLAPSYLPEGASKPLSDGPAKAPVYVSHPEAPSKPSPCPSGEVLKLPAPSEGSPKAVASSPAAANSEVKMTSFAERKKQLVKAEAEAGAGSPTSTPAAPEALSSEMSELGARLEEKRRAIEAQKRRIEAIFAKHRQRLGKSAFLQVQPREAAGEAEAEAEAEAEAEPGLAPGGERPAGEGQGEPSSRPKSVTFSPELGPVPPEGLGDYNRAVSKLSAALSSLQRDMQRLTDQQQRLLAPQEAPGPAPPPAAWVIPGPTAGPKAASPSPARRAPAARRSPGPGPSPAPRSPKHARPAELRLAPLTRVLTPPHDVDSLPHLRKFSPSQVPVQTRSSILLAEGTPPEEPSARPGLIEIPLASLGEPAAEEEGDGSPPGAEDSLEEEASSEGEPRAGLGFFYKDEDKPEDEMAQKRASLLERQQRRAEEARRRKQWQEAEKEQRREESVRLAQEAPGPAPAAPTAPVAPVATQIPAARAPAEEEVGPRRGDFTRLEYERRAQLKLMDDLDKVLRPRATGTGGPGRGGRRAPRPRSGCCDDSALARSPARGLLGSRLSKIYSQSTLSLSTVANEAPNHLGVKRPTSRAPSPSGLMSPSRLPGSRERDWENGSNASSPASVPEYTGPRLYKEPSAKSNKFIIHNALSHCCLAGKVNEPQKNRILEEIEKSKANHFLILFRDSSCQFRALYTLSGETEELSRLAGYGPRTVTPAMVEGIYKYNSDRKRFTQIPAKTMSMSVDAFTIQGHLWQSKKPTTPKKGGSTPK; encoded by the exons AGCACGTGCCCCCGGAGCTGTGGGAGCCCTTCTATACTGACCAGTACGCGCAGGAGCACGTGAAGCCCCCGGTGACGCGGCTGCTCCTCTCGGCCGAGCTCTACTGCCGGGCCTGGCGCCAGGCGCTGCCGCAGCTCGAGACACCTCCTAGCCCCTCTGCACTGCTGGCCCTGCTGGCACGGAGGGGCACAGTGCCAGCACTGCCCGAGCGCCCTGTGCGCGAGGCTGACCTGAGACACCAGCCCATTCTCATG GGAGCCCATCTAGCTGTTATTGATGCCCTCATGGTTGCCTTCTCCTTCGAGTGGACCAAGACGCTGCCTGGTCCTTTGGCTCTGACCAGCTTGGAGCACAAGCTCCTTTTCTGGGTGGACACG ACTGTCAGGAGGCTGCAGGAAAAGACAGAGCAAGAAGCGGCCCAGCGTGTGTCTCCTGCTGCCCCTGCAGATGGGGCAGCCCCGGTGCAGCCCTCG CACGCAATTGCCTTCTGTTTGAAGGAGTCGGGGAACAAACCCCCCATG ATCCGATACCGCAAGGACCGTGCCGTGGCCCGTCGTGCCCCCTGCTTCCCAACTGTGACGAGCCTCCAGGACCTGGCCAGCGGGGCGGCCCTGGCCGCCACCATCCACTGCTATTGCCCCCAGCTGTTACGACTTGAGG AGGTGTGCCTCAAGGACCCCATGTCTGTGGCGGACAGCCTGTACAATCTCCAGCTGGTGCAGGATTTCTGTGCCTCCCGCCTTCCTCGTGGCTGCCCGCTGTCCCTTGAGGACTTGCTTTATGTCCCACCGCCCCTCAAG GTCAACCTGGTGGTCCTGCTGGCCGAGATGTTCATGTGCTTCGAGGTGCTGAAGCCTGACTTTGTGCAGGCCAAGGACCTGCCGGACGGGCATG CTGCCTCCCCCCGGGGCACTGAGGCCTCCCCACCTCAGAACAATAGTGGCAGCAG TTCTCCTGTCTTCAACTTCCGTCACCCGCTCCTGTCACCTGGCGGCCCCCAGTCCCCCCTCCGAGGATCCACAG gctccctgAAGTCCTCTCCGTCCATGTCCCACATGGAGGCCCTTGGCAAGGCCTGGAACCGCCAGCTCAG CCGTCCCCTCTCCCAGGCTGTGTCCTTCAGCACCCCCTTTGGCCTGGACAGCGACGTGGATGTCGTCATGGGAGACCCCGTCTTGCTCCGCTCCGTCAGCTCGGATAGTCTCGGTCCCCCGAGACCCGTGCCGGCCCGGCCGCCCTCCCAGCCGCCCCCGGAGCCTGGCGACCTGCCCACCATCGAGGAGGCCTTGCAGATCATCCACAGTGCCGAGCCCCGGCTGCTCCCGGACGGGGCCGCCGACGGCAGCTTCTACCTCCACTCCCCGGAGGGGCTCTCCAAACCGCCGCTGGCCCCCTCCTACCTGCCCGAGGGGGCCTCGAAACCGCTGTCTGATGGGCCTGCCAAAGCGCCCGTCTACGTGTCCCACCCAGAGGCCCCCTCAAAACCATCTCCCTGCCCCTCGGGGGAGGTGTTGAAACTACCAGCCCCATCCGAGGGGTCTCCGAAGGCGGTGGCTTCATCCCCAGCGGCGGCCAACTCTGAGGTGAAGATGACCAGTTTTGCTGAACGCAAAAAGCAGCTGGtgaaggctgaggctgaggccgGAGCAGGGTCCCCCACGTCCACTCCAGCAGCACCTGAGGCCCTGAGCTCAGAGATGAGTGAGCTGGGAGCCCGGCTGGAAGAGAAGCGCCGAGCCATAGAGGCCCAAAAGCGGCGCATTGAGGCCATCTTTGCTAAGCACCGCCAGCGGCTGGGCAAGAGCGCCTTTCTACAGGTGCAGCCGCGGGAGGccgcaggggaggctgaggccgagGCCGAGGCTGAGGCGGAGGCCGAGCCAGGCTTGGCCCCTGGTGGCGAGCGGCCAGCAGGTGAGGGCCAGGGTGAGCCATCCTCACGGCCTAAGTCAGTGACCTTCTCCCCAGAGCTGGGCCCAGTGCCcccagagggcctgggggacTACAACCGAGCAGTCAGCAAGCTAAGTGCTGCATTGAGCTCACTGCAGCGGGACATGCAGAGGCTCACGGACCAGCAGCAGCGGCTTCTGGCCCCCCAGGAGGCCCCTGGACCTGCCCCACCACCTGCTGCATGGGTCATTCCTGGCCCCACAGCGGGGCCCAAAgctgcctcccccagccctgcccggCGTGCTCCCGCTGCTCGTCGAAGTCCGGGGCCTGGCCCCAGCCCGGCACCTCGCAGCCCCAAACATGCCCGGCCAGCGGAGCTGCGCCTGGCACCCCTGACCAGGGTGCTCACCCCACCCCACGACGTGGACAGCCTCCCTCATCTGCGCAAGTTCTCACCAAGCCAGGTGCCTGTACAGACGCGTTCCTCCATCCTCCTGGCGGAGGGGACACCTCCCGAGGAGCCCTCGGCCAGGCCTGGCCTCATCGAGATCCCCCTGGCTAGCCTGGGAGAGCCTGCTGCCGAGGAGGAGGGCGATGGGAGCCCCCCTGGGGCCGAGGATTCCTTAGAGGAAGAAGCCTCTTCCGAGGGAGAGCCTCGGGCTGGCCTTGGCTTCTTCTATAAG GACGAAGACAAGCCCGAGGATGAGATGGCTCAAAAGCGGGCCAGCCTCCTAGAGCGGCAGCAGCGTCGAGCAGAGGAGGCCCGGAGACGCAAACAGTggcaggaggctgagaaggagcAGCGGAGGGAGGAGTCTGTGAG ACTGGCCCAGGAGGCCCCTGGCCCCGCCCCTGCAGCACCCACGGCTCCTGTGGCCCCAGTGGCCACCCAGATCCCCGCTGCCCGGGCCCCAGCTGAGGAGGAGGTGGGCCCCCGGCGAGGGGACTTCACGAGACTTGAGTATGAACGCCGGGCCCAGCTAAAGCTGATGGACGACCTTGATAAGGTGCTGCGGCCCCGGGCCACGGGGACCGGGGGGCCGGGTCGCGGCGGGCGGAGGGCCCCCCGGCCACGCTCTGGTTGCTGCGATGACTCGGCCCTGGCACGAAGCCCAGCCCGCGGCCTGCTGG GCTCGAGGCTCAGCAAGATCTACTCTCAGTCCACCCTGTCCCTGTCCACTGTGGCCAATGAGGCCCCCAATCACCTCGGTGTGAAAAGGCCCACGTCGCG GGCGCCGTCCCCATCTGGCCTCATGTCCCCCAGCCGCCTGCCCGGAAGCCGAGAGCGCGACTGGGAGAATGGCAGCAATGCCTCCTCCCCAGCGTCAGTGCCCGAGTACACAG GTCCAAGGCTGTACAAGGAGCCCAGCGCCAAGTCCAACAAGTTCATCATCCACAACGCCCTGTCGCACTGCTGCCTGGCGGGCAAGGTGAACGAGCCGCAGAAGAACCGCATTCTTGAG GAAATTGAGAAGAGCAAGGCCAACCACTTCCTGATCCTCTTCCGTGACTCGAGCTGCCAGTTCCGGGCGCTCTACACGTTGTCTGGGGAGACGGAGGAGCTGTCTCGGCTGGCGGGCTATGGCCCCCGAACTGTCACCCCCGCCATGGTGGAAGGCATCTACAAGTACAACTCAGACCGCAAGCGCTTCACTCAGATTCCCGCCAAGACCATGTCTATGAGCGTGGACGCCTTCACCATCCAGGGCCATCTCTGGCAGAGCAAGAAGCCCACCACTCCCAAGAAGGGCGGCAGCACCCCCAAATAG
- the Camsap3 gene encoding calmodulin-regulated spectrin-associated protein 3 isoform X7: MVEAAPAGPGPLRRTFLVPEIKSLDQYDFSRAKAAASLAWVLRAAFGGAEHVPPELWEPFYTDQYAQEHVKPPVTRLLLSAELYCRAWRQALPQLETPPSPSALLALLARRGTVPALPERPVREADLRHQPILMGAHLAVIDALMVAFSFEWTKTLPGPLALTSLEHKLLFWVDTTVRRLQEKTEQEAAQRVSPAAPADGAAPVQPSCPTRWYWKLVPIRYRKDRAVARRAPCFPTVTSLQDLASGAALAATIHCYCPQLLRLEEVCLKDPMSVADSLYNLQLVQDFCASRLPRGCPLSLEDLLYVPPPLKVNLVVLLAEMFMCFEVLKPDFVQAKDLPDGHAASPRGTEASPPQNNSGSSSPVFNFRHPLLSPGGPQSPLRGSTGSLKSSPSMSHMEALGKAWNRQLSQVPVQTRSSILLAEGTPPEEPSARPGLIEIPLASLGEPAAEEEGDGSPPGAEDSLEEEASSEGEPRAGLGFFYKDEDKPEDEMAQKRASLLERQQRRAEEARRRKQWQEAEKEQRREESVRLAQEAPGPAPAAPTAPVAPVATQIPAARAPAEEEVGPRRGDFTRLEYERRAQLKLMDDLDKVLRPRATGTGGPGRGGRRAPRPRSGCCDDSALARSPARGLLGSRLSKIYSQSTLSLSTVANEAPNHLGVKRPTSRAPSPSGLMSPSRLPGSRERDWENGSNASSPASVPEYTGPRLYKEPSAKSNKFIIHNALSHCCLAGKVNEPQKNRILEEIEKSKANHFLILFRDSSCQFRALYTLSGETEELSRLAGYGPRTVTPAMVEGIYKYNSDRKRFTQIPAKTMSMSVDAFTIQGHLWQSKKPTTPKKGGSTPK, translated from the exons AGCACGTGCCCCCGGAGCTGTGGGAGCCCTTCTATACTGACCAGTACGCGCAGGAGCACGTGAAGCCCCCGGTGACGCGGCTGCTCCTCTCGGCCGAGCTCTACTGCCGGGCCTGGCGCCAGGCGCTGCCGCAGCTCGAGACACCTCCTAGCCCCTCTGCACTGCTGGCCCTGCTGGCACGGAGGGGCACAGTGCCAGCACTGCCCGAGCGCCCTGTGCGCGAGGCTGACCTGAGACACCAGCCCATTCTCATG GGAGCCCATCTAGCTGTTATTGATGCCCTCATGGTTGCCTTCTCCTTCGAGTGGACCAAGACGCTGCCTGGTCCTTTGGCTCTGACCAGCTTGGAGCACAAGCTCCTTTTCTGGGTGGACACG ACTGTCAGGAGGCTGCAGGAAAAGACAGAGCAAGAAGCGGCCCAGCGTGTGTCTCCTGCTGCCCCTGCAGATGGGGCAGCCCCGGTGCAGCCCTCG TGCCCCACGCGCTGGTATTGGAAGCTGGTTCCT ATCCGATACCGCAAGGACCGTGCCGTGGCCCGTCGTGCCCCCTGCTTCCCAACTGTGACGAGCCTCCAGGACCTGGCCAGCGGGGCGGCCCTGGCCGCCACCATCCACTGCTATTGCCCCCAGCTGTTACGACTTGAGG AGGTGTGCCTCAAGGACCCCATGTCTGTGGCGGACAGCCTGTACAATCTCCAGCTGGTGCAGGATTTCTGTGCCTCCCGCCTTCCTCGTGGCTGCCCGCTGTCCCTTGAGGACTTGCTTTATGTCCCACCGCCCCTCAAG GTCAACCTGGTGGTCCTGCTGGCCGAGATGTTCATGTGCTTCGAGGTGCTGAAGCCTGACTTTGTGCAGGCCAAGGACCTGCCGGACGGGCATG CTGCCTCCCCCCGGGGCACTGAGGCCTCCCCACCTCAGAACAATAGTGGCAGCAG TTCTCCTGTCTTCAACTTCCGTCACCCGCTCCTGTCACCTGGCGGCCCCCAGTCCCCCCTCCGAGGATCCACAG gctccctgAAGTCCTCTCCGTCCATGTCCCACATGGAGGCCCTTGGCAAGGCCTGGAACCGCCAGCTCAG CCAGGTGCCTGTACAGACGCGTTCCTCCATCCTCCTGGCGGAGGGGACACCTCCCGAGGAGCCCTCGGCCAGGCCTGGCCTCATCGAGATCCCCCTGGCTAGCCTGGGAGAGCCTGCTGCCGAGGAGGAGGGCGATGGGAGCCCCCCTGGGGCCGAGGATTCCTTAGAGGAAGAAGCCTCTTCCGAGGGAGAGCCTCGGGCTGGCCTTGGCTTCTTCTATAAG GACGAAGACAAGCCCGAGGATGAGATGGCTCAAAAGCGGGCCAGCCTCCTAGAGCGGCAGCAGCGTCGAGCAGAGGAGGCCCGGAGACGCAAACAGTggcaggaggctgagaaggagcAGCGGAGGGAGGAGTCTGTGAG ACTGGCCCAGGAGGCCCCTGGCCCCGCCCCTGCAGCACCCACGGCTCCTGTGGCCCCAGTGGCCACCCAGATCCCCGCTGCCCGGGCCCCAGCTGAGGAGGAGGTGGGCCCCCGGCGAGGGGACTTCACGAGACTTGAGTATGAACGCCGGGCCCAGCTAAAGCTGATGGACGACCTTGATAAGGTGCTGCGGCCCCGGGCCACGGGGACCGGGGGGCCGGGTCGCGGCGGGCGGAGGGCCCCCCGGCCACGCTCTGGTTGCTGCGATGACTCGGCCCTGGCACGAAGCCCAGCCCGCGGCCTGCTGG GCTCGAGGCTCAGCAAGATCTACTCTCAGTCCACCCTGTCCCTGTCCACTGTGGCCAATGAGGCCCCCAATCACCTCGGTGTGAAAAGGCCCACGTCGCG GGCGCCGTCCCCATCTGGCCTCATGTCCCCCAGCCGCCTGCCCGGAAGCCGAGAGCGCGACTGGGAGAATGGCAGCAATGCCTCCTCCCCAGCGTCAGTGCCCGAGTACACAG GTCCAAGGCTGTACAAGGAGCCCAGCGCCAAGTCCAACAAGTTCATCATCCACAACGCCCTGTCGCACTGCTGCCTGGCGGGCAAGGTGAACGAGCCGCAGAAGAACCGCATTCTTGAG GAAATTGAGAAGAGCAAGGCCAACCACTTCCTGATCCTCTTCCGTGACTCGAGCTGCCAGTTCCGGGCGCTCTACACGTTGTCTGGGGAGACGGAGGAGCTGTCTCGGCTGGCGGGCTATGGCCCCCGAACTGTCACCCCCGCCATGGTGGAAGGCATCTACAAGTACAACTCAGACCGCAAGCGCTTCACTCAGATTCCCGCCAAGACCATGTCTATGAGCGTGGACGCCTTCACCATCCAGGGCCATCTCTGGCAGAGCAAGAAGCCCACCACTCCCAAGAAGGGCGGCAGCACCCCCAAATAG